One segment of Erigeron canadensis isolate Cc75 chromosome 2, C_canadensis_v1, whole genome shotgun sequence DNA contains the following:
- the LOC122588670 gene encoding uncharacterized protein LOC122588670 isoform X3, whose translation MDIDFQDLDGPSKAPPTKTGKFAPKNSKFKPVAKPKLEPEPLPVPISPAVPKIEPDDSKPPLVNSTAETEKPAVDANGSLKTDTDDHMFMEIDNDNHIEQEDEEDIVVREIDVFYNSSLDSNSKLCVWQYPLRPIWRPYELEERCETVRVNQETADVEVEMSVQVDSENFDAAANDDRAMTKQVLSSAWQPPTTTRYAVGLLMGNELHLNHVHAAVQLRPSMQHLKHEHPSKKLNTTRDEDIVASLDIKHEKATKQSKPQSKVPGAVNEQSADTKEQWIPLKYHGEASQMSRGYIQKMVAQQASEIQFSMTQSDYIDSLCPITIDKTKPTGPSRSTLLKLPLVERFKTQLLEGPPVQRFNVLKHIAPDHSEEDIFKVLQEYAHLVQGLWIAKSTLSDAMKGVLDEFAARRDSCRDWKFKESPDDSFIKKYSNIAVEQRKNWDRVEPIIIGKVNPKNLTHSIGDRRPASSASDVTQRTTTNVPPRRVMQDETREALPKALQKLFQTYKVCSFNQIRQRLRDMAVSENTLRKGTREARVAAEAADAPQEELQKVLNEVAVNIHGVFVLRSSADHPQYDELRKIVINLLLAEGPEGKLKKASIYAAANMQLKREITSGEYHKVLNDLCVSKNSAWVLKSGDGPT comes from the exons ATGGACATCGACTTCCAAGACCTCGACGGTCCATCCAAGGCACCACCCACAAAAACCGGCAAATTCGCCCCTAAAAACTCCAAATTCAAACCTGTAGCTAAGCCAAAGCTCGAGCCAGAACCACTACCAGTACCGATTTCACCCGCGGTCCCGAAAATCGAGCCAGATGATTCAAAACCACCTCTGGTTAACTCAACCGCCGAAACCGAAAAACCGGCTGTAGATGCTAATGGTAGTCTCAAAACTGATACTGATGATCACATGTTTATGGAAATAGATAATGATAATCATATAGAacaagaagatgaagaggaTATAGTTGTTCGAGAAATCGACGTTTTCTATAATTCGtctcttgattccaattctaAG CTATGTGTATGGCAATATCCTCTAAGACCAATTTGGAGGCCTTATGAACTAGAAGAGCGATGTGAGACG GTTAGGGTGAATCAAGAGACTGCGGACGTTGAGGTCGAAATGTCTGTGCAAGTTGATTCCGAGAATTTTGATGCTGCTGCTAATGATGACAGAGCAATGACAAAGCAG GTATTATCATCTGCTTGGCAGCCACCGACAACAACTCGTTATGCCGTAGGACTTCTGATGGGAAATGAG TTGCACCTCAACCATGTCCATGCAGCTGTGCAGCTCCGGCCGTCAATGCAACACCTTAAGCATGAGCACCCATCAAAGAAGTTGAATACAACTCGTGATGAGGACATTGTCGCTTCCTTGGACATCAAGCATGAAAAAGCTACAAAGCAATCCAAGCCACAG AGCAAGGTACCAGGAGCTGTGAATGAGCAAAGTGCTGATACTAAAGAG CAGTGGATTCCCCTCAAGTATCATGGTGAAGCAAGTCAAATGTCGCGTGGATATATACAAAAGATGGTAGCACAACAAGCCTCTGAAATCCAATTTTCGATGACTCA GTCTGATTATATCGACTCTTTGTGTCCCATTACAATTGACAAAACCAAACCCACAGGTCCATCTCGAAG CACTTTGCTCAAACTTCCACTGGTTGAACGTTTTAAGACTCAGCTTCTTGAG GGGCCTCCAGTACAACGTTTTAATGTTCTTAAACACATAGCTCCGGATCACAGTGAGgaagatatttttaaagttctgCAAGAATATGCTCATTTAGTTCAAGGATTGTGGATTGCAAAAAGTACGCTGAG TGACGCTATGAAAGGTGTATTGGATGAATTTGCTGCAAGAAGAGATTCCTGCAGGGATTGGAAATTTAAAGAATCCCCTGATGattcatttattaaaaagtaCTCCAATATTGCTGTCGAACAAAGAAAAAATTGGGATCGTGTAGAACCAATTATAATTGGGAAAGTAAACCCTAAGAACTTAACACATAGTATTGGTGATAGGCGCCCTGCATCCAGTGCCAGTGATGTTACACAAAGAACCACCACCAATGTGCCACCTAGAAGAGTGATGCAAGATGAAACTCGAGAAGCATTACCGAAGGCCCTTCAGAAACTTTTTCAAACATACAAGGTTTGCAG CTTTAACCAAATACGCCAAAGATTGCGTGACATGGCAGTCTCTGAAAATACACTCCGGAAGGGTACTCGAGAAGCCAGAGTTGCTGCTGAAGCAGCAGATGCTCCACAGGAGGAACTGCAAAAGGTCCTAAATGAAGTTGCTGTTAACATACATGGGGTGTTTGTTTTAAGGTCATCGGCAGATCACCCTCAGTATGATGAATTGAG GAAAATTGTCATCAACCTGTTGCTAGCTGAAGGACCTGAAGGTAAGCTCAAAAAGGCCTCCATCTACGCAGCTGCAAACATGCAGCTGAAACGGGAAATAACTAGTGGCGAGTATCATAAG GTTTTAAATGATTTGTGTGTTTCAAAAAATTCTGCATGGGTTCTGAAGAGTGGGGATGGTCCAACATAA
- the LOC122587495 gene encoding plant-specific TFIIB-related protein 1, which yields MHIRSSQFKDHLIEKQTSNSAANSQTPPKTQTPTNNPHPEMKCPYCSTTQGRCATTSSGRFITECISCGRVVEERQTQSHHLFHTRAQDTPLYLVTPDLPTLPDQTEEDDPFEPTGFITAFSTWSLEPYPVFAQSSVSYSGYLAELERVLETTSSSSASGPSVVVDNLRAYLQIIDVASILGLDCDISDHAFQLFRDCSSATCLRNRSVEALATAALVQAIREAQEPRTLQEISIAANLPQKEIGKYIKILGEALQLSQPLNSNSISVHMPRFCTLLQLNKSAQDLATHIGEVVINKCFCTRRNPISISAAAIYLASQLEDKRKTQAEICKVTGLTEVTLRKVYKELLENWDDLLPSNYTPAIPPEKAFPTATIASGRSSSTPRIIDGVEAEIKPIESRDDVTNDHPWKFPSQNTKEVDINGGVTSCGGSSDGGGGNGNARLWPPPISSSQANARSMQKAEVVSGIGDVNRHGTDNRS from the exons ATGCATATCAGAAGTTCCCAATTCAAAGACCACTTAATTGAGAAACAAACTAGCAATTCAGCGGCAAACAGTCAAACACCGCCAAAGACACAAACCCCAACCAACAACCCCCACCCAGAAATGAAATGCCCGTACTGTTCAACCACCCAAGGCCGGTGCGCCACCACATCTTCCGGCAGATTCATAACAGAATGCATATCATGCGGGCGCGTGGTCGAAGAACGCCAAACTCAATCCCACCATCTTTTCCACACGCGCGCACAAGACACCCCATTATACCTAGTCACACCTGACCTACCAACTCTTCCTGACCAAACCGAAGAAGACGACCCATTCGAACCAACCGGATTCATAACCGCTTTCTCCACCTGGTCACTCGAGCCGTATCCGGTTTTCGCCCAATCCTCTGTTTCGTATTCAGGGTATTTGGCTGAACTTGAAAGAGTACTTGAAACGACGTCGTCTTCGTCTGCCTCTGGACCGTCTGTTGTCGTGGATAATCTTAGGGCTTATTTGCAGATAATTGATGTGGCTTCTATATTAGGGTTGGATTGTGATATTTCTGATCATGCTTTTCAGCTTTTTAGGGATTGTTCTTCTGCTACTTGTTTGAGGAATCGGAGTGTCGAGGCGTTAGCTACTGCCGCGCTTGTTCAAGCTATCCGTGAAGCTCAAGAGCCTCGAACATTGCAG GAAATATCGATTGCAGCTAATTTACCTCAGAAAGAGATTGGCAAGTACATCAAGATTCTTGGAGAAGCTCTGCAACTAAGTCAGCCATTAAACAGCAATTCCATCTCGGTGCACATGCCTAGATTTTGCACTCTTCTTCAGCTAAACAAATCTGCCCAG GACCTTGCAACTCATATTGGTGAAGTGGTGATCAACAAATGTTTCTGTACACGTAGGAACCCCATAAGCATCTCTGCAGCCGCGATATATTTAGCCTCACAACTTGAAGATAAACGCAAAACACAGGCAGAGATTTGTAAGGTCACTGGACTTACCGAAGTCACTCTTCGTAAAGTCTACAAAGAGCTGTTAGAAAATTGGGATGACCTTCTTCCTTCAAATTACACCCCTGCTATACCTCCAGAGAAAGCATTTCCTACTGCTACAATTGCTTCGGGACGTTCTTCTTCCACACCCAGAATCATTGATGGTGTAGAGGCTGAAATTAAACCCATAGAAAGTAGAGATGACGTGACTAATGACCACCCGTGGAAGTTTCCAAGTCAAAATACAAAAGAAGTGGATATAAATGGTGGAGTCACCTCTTGCGGCGGCAGcagtgacggtggtggtggtaatggtaATGCACGTTTGTGGCCTCCgccaatttcttcttctcaagCCAATGCTAGATCTATGCAAAAGGCAGAGGTGGTTTCAGGTATTGGAGATGTTAATAGACATGGTACCGATAATCGAAGCTGA
- the LOC122588670 gene encoding DNA-directed RNA polymerase III subunit RPC5 isoform X2 produces the protein MDIDFQDLDGPSKAPPTKTGKFAPKNSKFKPVAKPKLEPEPLPVPISPAVPKIEPDDSKPPLVNSTAETEKPAVDANGSLKTDTDDHMFMEIDNDNHIEQEDEEDIVVREIDVFYNSSLDSNSKLCVWQYPLRPIWRPYELEERCETVRVNQETADVEVEMSVQVDSENFDAAANDDRAMTKQVLSSAWQPPTTTRYAVGLLMGNELHLNHVHAAVQLRPSMQHLKHEHPSKKLNTTRDEDIVASLDIKHEKATKQSKPQSKVPGAVNEQSADTKEWIPLKYHGEASQMSRGYIQKMVAQQASEIQFSMTQSDYIDSLCPITIDKTKPTGPSRSTLLKLPLVERFKTQLLEGPPVQRFNVLKHIAPDHSEEDIFKVLQEYAHLVQGLWIAKSTLRYGKNTGRELLIRDYVLLQFSKSHIFREMQLPKSTQFSDAMKGVLDEFAARRDSCRDWKFKESPDDSFIKKYSNIAVEQRKNWDRVEPIIIGKVNPKNLTHSIGDRRPASSASDVTQRTTTNVPPRRVMQDETREALPKALQKLFQTYKVCSFNQIRQRLRDMAVSENTLRKGTREARVAAEAADAPQEELQKVLNEVAVNIHGVFVLRSSADHPQYDELRKIVINLLLAEGPEGKLKKASIYAAANMQLKREITSGEYHKVLNDLCVSKNSAWVLKSGDGPT, from the exons ATGGACATCGACTTCCAAGACCTCGACGGTCCATCCAAGGCACCACCCACAAAAACCGGCAAATTCGCCCCTAAAAACTCCAAATTCAAACCTGTAGCTAAGCCAAAGCTCGAGCCAGAACCACTACCAGTACCGATTTCACCCGCGGTCCCGAAAATCGAGCCAGATGATTCAAAACCACCTCTGGTTAACTCAACCGCCGAAACCGAAAAACCGGCTGTAGATGCTAATGGTAGTCTCAAAACTGATACTGATGATCACATGTTTATGGAAATAGATAATGATAATCATATAGAacaagaagatgaagaggaTATAGTTGTTCGAGAAATCGACGTTTTCTATAATTCGtctcttgattccaattctaAG CTATGTGTATGGCAATATCCTCTAAGACCAATTTGGAGGCCTTATGAACTAGAAGAGCGATGTGAGACG GTTAGGGTGAATCAAGAGACTGCGGACGTTGAGGTCGAAATGTCTGTGCAAGTTGATTCCGAGAATTTTGATGCTGCTGCTAATGATGACAGAGCAATGACAAAGCAG GTATTATCATCTGCTTGGCAGCCACCGACAACAACTCGTTATGCCGTAGGACTTCTGATGGGAAATGAG TTGCACCTCAACCATGTCCATGCAGCTGTGCAGCTCCGGCCGTCAATGCAACACCTTAAGCATGAGCACCCATCAAAGAAGTTGAATACAACTCGTGATGAGGACATTGTCGCTTCCTTGGACATCAAGCATGAAAAAGCTACAAAGCAATCCAAGCCACAG AGCAAGGTACCAGGAGCTGTGAATGAGCAAAGTGCTGATACTAAAGAG TGGATTCCCCTCAAGTATCATGGTGAAGCAAGTCAAATGTCGCGTGGATATATACAAAAGATGGTAGCACAACAAGCCTCTGAAATCCAATTTTCGATGACTCA GTCTGATTATATCGACTCTTTGTGTCCCATTACAATTGACAAAACCAAACCCACAGGTCCATCTCGAAG CACTTTGCTCAAACTTCCACTGGTTGAACGTTTTAAGACTCAGCTTCTTGAG GGGCCTCCAGTACAACGTTTTAATGTTCTTAAACACATAGCTCCGGATCACAGTGAGgaagatatttttaaagttctgCAAGAATATGCTCATTTAGTTCAAGGATTGTGGATTGCAAAAAGTACGCTGAGGTACGGAAAAAATACGGGAAGGGAACTCCTAATCCGAGATTATGTGCTGCTTCAATTTAGCAAAAGTCATATCTTTCGCGAAATGCAATTACCTAAATCAACTCAATTCAGTGACGCTATGAAAGGTGTATTGGATGAATTTGCTGCAAGAAGAGATTCCTGCAGGGATTGGAAATTTAAAGAATCCCCTGATGattcatttattaaaaagtaCTCCAATATTGCTGTCGAACAAAGAAAAAATTGGGATCGTGTAGAACCAATTATAATTGGGAAAGTAAACCCTAAGAACTTAACACATAGTATTGGTGATAGGCGCCCTGCATCCAGTGCCAGTGATGTTACACAAAGAACCACCACCAATGTGCCACCTAGAAGAGTGATGCAAGATGAAACTCGAGAAGCATTACCGAAGGCCCTTCAGAAACTTTTTCAAACATACAAGGTTTGCAG CTTTAACCAAATACGCCAAAGATTGCGTGACATGGCAGTCTCTGAAAATACACTCCGGAAGGGTACTCGAGAAGCCAGAGTTGCTGCTGAAGCAGCAGATGCTCCACAGGAGGAACTGCAAAAGGTCCTAAATGAAGTTGCTGTTAACATACATGGGGTGTTTGTTTTAAGGTCATCGGCAGATCACCCTCAGTATGATGAATTGAG GAAAATTGTCATCAACCTGTTGCTAGCTGAAGGACCTGAAGGTAAGCTCAAAAAGGCCTCCATCTACGCAGCTGCAAACATGCAGCTGAAACGGGAAATAACTAGTGGCGAGTATCATAAG GTTTTAAATGATTTGTGTGTTTCAAAAAATTCTGCATGGGTTCTGAAGAGTGGGGATGGTCCAACATAA
- the LOC122587091 gene encoding probable inactive DNA (cytosine-5)-methyltransferase DRM3: MALYDITNLSDSDEEEFKPDPFINHYSTRIGRDDGASSSGSNVRSTLLGMGFPPHLVDKAISKDGEDNMDILLETLVAYSDVQTSKARSLQPGNGSVLYEDKEVVQGSGKRKAVLISHSESSDSLECLFGDEKDISSRSTETTTSALKKDLDEHFDDKKASLLMMNFTLEEVEFAMSKLGEDAPITELVDFIFAAQLASTDDPNKNHQTKNEDATTETLFGTMDKTLKLLDMGFSEQDISAAIEKYGSEISISELADSIVCDRMGGPYVKKEEDHLSSFGNNSWTVGNKFKSTAVGADKVLDASFYSNLALRTEETIKAAATQEIVDSFKGKKPKEEHVDEPISLKRPKPEFDYLNSNSGPASTLSKSPPSSKVLQRQLKYKARRMAGIGVPKLIQPVSCSSVDQMVAKAPLFFYGNVTNLSHDSWVKISQFLYAIEPEYINTQSFSALNRKEGYIHNLPTENRFHILPKPPMTIEDAIPQTKKYWPSWDTRKHLSCIRSETIGISQLCDKLRNILINSKGLLSVEQQKDVLHKCRTLNLMWVGRNKLAPIEPESVERILGYPLHHTRADELSLGERLESLKHSFQTDTLGYHLSVLKSMFPEGLTVLSIYSGVGGAEITLNRLGIRLKAVVSIEPSETKRKILRDWWDNSDQAGELVQIATIQKLSSSKLESLMKKFGVFDFIICQNPYTYSARSVLAAVETESYAGLDFSMFYEFVRVLQRVRSAIKTR; the protein is encoded by the exons ATGGCATTG TATGACATAACTAATCTATCAGACAGCGACGAAGAAGAATTTAAACCCGACCCATTTATAAACCACTATTCAACTCGTATTGGG AGGGATGATGGTGCAAGCTCGTCTGGAAGCAATGTGAGGTCAACTCTCTTAGGAATGGGATTTCCGCCCCATCTCGTTGATAAAGCTATAAGTAAAGATG GCGAAGACAATATGGATATATTATTGGAAACTCTCGTTGCATATTCT GACGTTCAAACATCAAAGGCCAGATCATTACAGCCTGGTAATGGCTCAGTCCTGTACGAAGACAAGGAAGTAGTTCAAGGTAGTGGAAAAAGGAAG GCTGTTCTTATATCACATTCTGAATCATCTGATTCCCTGGAATGTTTATTTGGTGATGAGAAGGATATAAGCAGCCGGAGTACCGAAACTACAACATCTGCTTTGAAAAAG GACTTGGATGAGCATTTTGATGACAAAAAGGCATCCTTACTAATGATGAATTTCACTTTGGAGGAAGTTGAGTTTGCAATGAGCAAACTTG GCGAAGATGCTCCCATTACCGAGCTTGTAGATTTTATCTTTGCTGCTCAATTGGCTAGCACAGATGATCCCAACAAAAACCATCAAACTAAGAATGAG GATGCCACCACTGAGACCTTGTTTGGGACCATGGACAAGACACTTAAATTGCTTGATATGGGCTTCTCTGAACAGGATATATCTGCAGCCATTGAGAAGTATG GTTCAGAAATATCTATATCAGAGCTTGCTGACTCGATTGTTTGCGATCGGATGGGTGGTCCTTATGTTAAGAAAGAAGAG GATCACCTATCGTCTTTTGGAAATAACTCATGGACGGTTGGGAATAAATTCAAGTCCACGGCTGTGGGGgctgataaagtgttggatgcCAGTTTTTATAGTAATTTGGCACTAAGAACGGAAGAAACAATCAAGGCTGCAGCTACTCAGGAGATTGTTGACAGCTTCAAAGGGaaaaaaccaaaagaagaaCATGTTGATGAACCGATTAGTTTAAAAAGACCAAAACCAGAATTTGATTATTTGAATAGTAATTCTGGACCAGCAAGCACTTTATCTAAATCTCCACCGAGTTCCAAGGTTTTACAGAGACAGCTCAAGTATAAAGCAAGACGTATGGCAGGAATAGGAGTTCCTAAACTCATCCAACCTGTTTCATGCAGCAGTGTAGACCAAATGGTAGCAAAAGCTCCATTATTTTTCTACGGGAATGTTACGAATTTATCTCATGATTCATGGGTCAAAATCTCTCAGTTCTTGTATGCAATCGAGCCTGAATACATCAACACTCAGTCTTTCTCAGCCTTGAATAGGAAAGAAGGTTATATACATAATCTCCCGACCGAAAACCGGTTTCATATCCTGCCGAAGCCACCAATGACCATAGAAGATGCAATACCACAAACGAAAAAGTATTGGCCTTCATGGGATACAAGAAAACATCTAAGTTGTATTAGGTCTGAAACTATCGGAATTTCCCAATTGTGCGACAAGTTAAgaaatatattgataaattcTAAGGGCCTACTTTCTGTTGAACAACAAAAGGACGTTCTTCACAAATGTAGGACCTTGAATCTCATGTGGGTGGGTCGTAACAAACTAGCTCCAATTGAACCTGAATCGGTGGAGCGGATTCTTGGGTACCCGTTGCATCACACTCGGGCAGATGAGCTAAGTCTGGGAGAAAGACTGGAATCTCTCAAACACTCTTTCCAAACTGACACTTTGGGATACCATTTATCTGTTTTGAAGTCTATGTTTCCTGAGGGATTGACTGTGTTGTCAATCTACAGTGGAGTTGGAGGTGCAGAAATTACTTTGAACCGCCTTGGGATTCGTTTGAAAGCAGTTGTTTCAATTGAACCATCAGAAACGAAGCGTAAAATTCTTAGGGACTGGTGGGATAACTCGGATCAGGCAGGAGAATTAGTTCAAATTGCCACTATTCAGAAGCTATCGAGTAGTAAGCTAGAGAGCCTCATGAAGAAGTTTGGGGTTTTTGATTTCATTATTTGTCAAAACCCATATACCTACTCTGCTAGAAGTGTTTTGGCTGCTGTAGAAACCGAAAGCTATGCAGGTTTAGACTTTTCTATGTTCTATGAGTTTGTTCGTGTTTTGCAGAGAGTTAGGAGTGCAATAAAGACCAGGTGA
- the LOC122588670 gene encoding DNA-directed RNA polymerase III subunit RPC5 isoform X1: protein MDIDFQDLDGPSKAPPTKTGKFAPKNSKFKPVAKPKLEPEPLPVPISPAVPKIEPDDSKPPLVNSTAETEKPAVDANGSLKTDTDDHMFMEIDNDNHIEQEDEEDIVVREIDVFYNSSLDSNSKLCVWQYPLRPIWRPYELEERCETVRVNQETADVEVEMSVQVDSENFDAAANDDRAMTKQVLSSAWQPPTTTRYAVGLLMGNELHLNHVHAAVQLRPSMQHLKHEHPSKKLNTTRDEDIVASLDIKHEKATKQSKPQSKVPGAVNEQSADTKEQWIPLKYHGEASQMSRGYIQKMVAQQASEIQFSMTQSDYIDSLCPITIDKTKPTGPSRSTLLKLPLVERFKTQLLEGPPVQRFNVLKHIAPDHSEEDIFKVLQEYAHLVQGLWIAKSTLRYGKNTGRELLIRDYVLLQFSKSHIFREMQLPKSTQFSDAMKGVLDEFAARRDSCRDWKFKESPDDSFIKKYSNIAVEQRKNWDRVEPIIIGKVNPKNLTHSIGDRRPASSASDVTQRTTTNVPPRRVMQDETREALPKALQKLFQTYKVCSFNQIRQRLRDMAVSENTLRKGTREARVAAEAADAPQEELQKVLNEVAVNIHGVFVLRSSADHPQYDELRKIVINLLLAEGPEGKLKKASIYAAANMQLKREITSGEYHKVLNDLCVSKNSAWVLKSGDGPT from the exons ATGGACATCGACTTCCAAGACCTCGACGGTCCATCCAAGGCACCACCCACAAAAACCGGCAAATTCGCCCCTAAAAACTCCAAATTCAAACCTGTAGCTAAGCCAAAGCTCGAGCCAGAACCACTACCAGTACCGATTTCACCCGCGGTCCCGAAAATCGAGCCAGATGATTCAAAACCACCTCTGGTTAACTCAACCGCCGAAACCGAAAAACCGGCTGTAGATGCTAATGGTAGTCTCAAAACTGATACTGATGATCACATGTTTATGGAAATAGATAATGATAATCATATAGAacaagaagatgaagaggaTATAGTTGTTCGAGAAATCGACGTTTTCTATAATTCGtctcttgattccaattctaAG CTATGTGTATGGCAATATCCTCTAAGACCAATTTGGAGGCCTTATGAACTAGAAGAGCGATGTGAGACG GTTAGGGTGAATCAAGAGACTGCGGACGTTGAGGTCGAAATGTCTGTGCAAGTTGATTCCGAGAATTTTGATGCTGCTGCTAATGATGACAGAGCAATGACAAAGCAG GTATTATCATCTGCTTGGCAGCCACCGACAACAACTCGTTATGCCGTAGGACTTCTGATGGGAAATGAG TTGCACCTCAACCATGTCCATGCAGCTGTGCAGCTCCGGCCGTCAATGCAACACCTTAAGCATGAGCACCCATCAAAGAAGTTGAATACAACTCGTGATGAGGACATTGTCGCTTCCTTGGACATCAAGCATGAAAAAGCTACAAAGCAATCCAAGCCACAG AGCAAGGTACCAGGAGCTGTGAATGAGCAAAGTGCTGATACTAAAGAG CAGTGGATTCCCCTCAAGTATCATGGTGAAGCAAGTCAAATGTCGCGTGGATATATACAAAAGATGGTAGCACAACAAGCCTCTGAAATCCAATTTTCGATGACTCA GTCTGATTATATCGACTCTTTGTGTCCCATTACAATTGACAAAACCAAACCCACAGGTCCATCTCGAAG CACTTTGCTCAAACTTCCACTGGTTGAACGTTTTAAGACTCAGCTTCTTGAG GGGCCTCCAGTACAACGTTTTAATGTTCTTAAACACATAGCTCCGGATCACAGTGAGgaagatatttttaaagttctgCAAGAATATGCTCATTTAGTTCAAGGATTGTGGATTGCAAAAAGTACGCTGAGGTACGGAAAAAATACGGGAAGGGAACTCCTAATCCGAGATTATGTGCTGCTTCAATTTAGCAAAAGTCATATCTTTCGCGAAATGCAATTACCTAAATCAACTCAATTCAGTGACGCTATGAAAGGTGTATTGGATGAATTTGCTGCAAGAAGAGATTCCTGCAGGGATTGGAAATTTAAAGAATCCCCTGATGattcatttattaaaaagtaCTCCAATATTGCTGTCGAACAAAGAAAAAATTGGGATCGTGTAGAACCAATTATAATTGGGAAAGTAAACCCTAAGAACTTAACACATAGTATTGGTGATAGGCGCCCTGCATCCAGTGCCAGTGATGTTACACAAAGAACCACCACCAATGTGCCACCTAGAAGAGTGATGCAAGATGAAACTCGAGAAGCATTACCGAAGGCCCTTCAGAAACTTTTTCAAACATACAAGGTTTGCAG CTTTAACCAAATACGCCAAAGATTGCGTGACATGGCAGTCTCTGAAAATACACTCCGGAAGGGTACTCGAGAAGCCAGAGTTGCTGCTGAAGCAGCAGATGCTCCACAGGAGGAACTGCAAAAGGTCCTAAATGAAGTTGCTGTTAACATACATGGGGTGTTTGTTTTAAGGTCATCGGCAGATCACCCTCAGTATGATGAATTGAG GAAAATTGTCATCAACCTGTTGCTAGCTGAAGGACCTGAAGGTAAGCTCAAAAAGGCCTCCATCTACGCAGCTGCAAACATGCAGCTGAAACGGGAAATAACTAGTGGCGAGTATCATAAG GTTTTAAATGATTTGTGTGTTTCAAAAAATTCTGCATGGGTTCTGAAGAGTGGGGATGGTCCAACATAA